Proteins found in one Mycteria americana isolate JAX WOST 10 ecotype Jacksonville Zoo and Gardens chromosome 8, USCA_MyAme_1.0, whole genome shotgun sequence genomic segment:
- the LOC142413813 gene encoding C-signal-like isoform X2: protein MAAVRARTVLLTGSNRGIGLELVKQLLGAPRPPAWIFATCRDPEGPRAQELRDLASKHPNLILVKLDVANPSAITDAAKIVEGKLNGTGLNLLINNAGIYTPASSLESVDAEEMIRTYKTNAVGPMLMAQAFLPLLKKAAQESTEEGLSCSKAAIINISTIMGSIDKTPESFFKPVISYRCSKAALNMLTKCQALTYGEAGILCVALHPGWVKTDMGSQEADLTVDTSVRGLLSVLPTLSEKHSGTLLNWEGKAIPW, encoded by the exons ATGGCGGCGGTGCGGGCGCGCACGGTGCTGCTGACCGGCTCCAACCGCGGCATCGGGCTGGAGCTGgtgaagcagctgctgggggcaccGCGACCGCCCGCCTGGATCTTCGCGACCTGCCGGGACCCCGAGGGGCCGCGGGCCCAG GAGCTGAGAGATCTGGCATCCAAACACCCAAACCTGATTCTTGTGAAGCTGG ATGTTGCGAATCCCTCGGCTATTACTGATGCAGCGAAGATCGTGGAGGGGAAGCTGAACGGCACAGGCTTGAACCTGCTAATAAACAATGCTGGCATCTACACCCCAGCATCATCGCTGGAGAGTGTAGACGCTGAAGAGATGATAAGGACATACAAGACCAATGCGGTGGGACCAATGCTGATGGCCCAG GCATTCCTGCCCCTGTTGAAGAAGGCTGCCCAGGAGAGCACCGAAGAGGGACTGAGTTGCAGCAAGGCAGCCATCATCAACATCTCCACTATCATGGGGTCCATCGACAAAACTCCCGAGTCCTTCTTCAAGCCTGTCATCTCCTACCGCTGCAGCAAG gctgccctCAACATGCTTACCAAGTGCCAGGCTCTGACCTACGGGGAAGCCGGGATCCTCTGTGTGGCACTTCACCCCGGCTGGGTGAAAACCGACATGGGCAGCCAGGAG GCTGACCTGACAGTAGACACAAGTGTGCGGGGGCTGCTGTCTGTACTGCCGACCCTCTCTGAGAAACACAGCGGGACCCTGCTCAACTGGGAAGGTAAAGCTATTCCTTGGTGA
- the LCAT gene encoding phosphatidylcholine-sterol acyltransferase isoform X1 gives MLLQRVPRCPRLGSPRRALLEGPGEAPGWAAPQGQWDGVYSWLCSPSAVPPVPGCLGNQLEAKLDKPDVVNWMCYRKTEDYFTIWLNLNTFLPVGVDCWIDNTRVVYNRTSRKMSNAPGVQIRVPGFGKTYSVEYLDQSKLAGYLHTLVQNLVNNGYVRDQTVRAAPYDWRVGPQEQPEYFQNLKALIEEMHNEYQRRVFLIAHSMGNLNILYFLLQQTQAWKDQYIGGFISLGAPWGGSVKPLRVLASGDNQGIPLMSNIKLREEQRMTTTSPWMFPTSLAWPETHIFISTPSYNYTYRDYQRFFTDVNLEDGWYMWEDMKDLLKGLPPPGVDTYCLYGTGYPTVETYIYDERFPYEDPVDMIYGDGDDTVNTRSSELCKRWRDQQKQKVHVQELRGVDHLNMVFSNLTLSSINEILLGSPQEQEEPGQVRSSPEAGKGRKILPGWMVLKEPKKN, from the exons ATGCTGCTCCAGCGGGTCCCCAGATGTCCCCggctgggcagccccaggagAGCCCTGCTTGAGGGGCCAGGGGAAGcgccaggctgggcagccccacAGGGCCAGTGGGACGGGGTCTAtagctggctctgctctccctctgcGGTGCCACCAGTGCCTGGGTGTCTTGGGAACCagctggaagcaaagctggaCAAGCCGGACGTGGTGAACTGGATGTGCTACCGTAAAACGGAGGACTATTTCACCATCTGGCTTAATCTCAACACCTTCCTGCCAGTGGGAGTTGACTGCTGGATCGATAACACCAG GGTGGTGTACAACCGAACCTCTCGGAAAATGTCCAATGCCCCGGGGGTGCAAATCCGTGTGCCTGGCTTCGGCAAGACCTATTCCGTGGAATACCTGGATCAGAGCAAGCTGGcag GTTACCTGCACACCCTGGTGCAGAACCTGGTGAACAATGGCTACGTGAGGGACCAGACAGTTCGGGCAGCCCCCTACGACTGGAGGGTTGGGCCCC AGGAGCAGCCCGAATACTTCCAGAACCTGAAGGCACTGATCGAGGAGATGCACAATGAGTACCAGCGACGTGTCTTCCTCAtcgcacacagcatgggcaacctGAACATCCTCTACTTCTTGCTACAGCAGACACAAGCCTGGAAAGATCAGTACATTGGGGGTTTCATCTCCTTGGGTGCCCCCTGGGGAGGGTCCGTCAAGCCCCTGCGTGTCCTGGCGTCCG GTGACAATCAGGGCATCCCACTCATGTCCAACATCAAGCTGCGTGAAGAGCAGCGCATgaccaccaccagcccctggATGTTCCCAACGAGCCTGGCCTGGCCCGAGACCCACATTTTCATCTCCACGCCCTCCTACAATTACACCTACCGGGACTACCAACGCTTCTTCACCGACGTCAACTTGGAGGATGGCTGGTACATGTGGGAGGACATGAAGGACTTGCTGAAGGGCTTACCTCCTCCTGGAGTAGACACGTATTGCCTCTATGGCACAGGCTACCCCACCGTGGAGACTTACATATATGATGAGCGTTTCCCTTACGAGGACCCCGTGGACATGATTTATGGTGACGGGGATGACACCGTCAACACACGCAGTTCGGAGTTGTGCAAGCGATGGCGTGACCAGCAAAAGCAGAAGGTGCACGTCCAGGAGCTGCGAGGCGTTGACCACCTTAACATGGTCTTCAGCAACCTGACACTCAGTTCCATCAACGAAATCCTGCTGGGAAGCccacaggagcaggaggagccgGGGCAGGTGAGATCCAGCCcagaggcagggaagggcaggaagaTCCTACCTGGATGGATGGTCCTTAAGGAGCCcaaaaagaactga
- the LOC142413813 gene encoding C-signal-like isoform X1: MAAVRARTVLLTGSNRGIGLELVKQLLGAPRPPAWIFATCRDPEGPRAQELRDLASKHPNLILVKLGPLGGRHGFQTLFSSTADVANPSAITDAAKIVEGKLNGTGLNLLINNAGIYTPASSLESVDAEEMIRTYKTNAVGPMLMAQAFLPLLKKAAQESTEEGLSCSKAAIINISTIMGSIDKTPESFFKPVISYRCSKAALNMLTKCQALTYGEAGILCVALHPGWVKTDMGSQEADLTVDTSVRGLLSVLPTLSEKHSGTLLNWEGKAIPW; the protein is encoded by the exons ATGGCGGCGGTGCGGGCGCGCACGGTGCTGCTGACCGGCTCCAACCGCGGCATCGGGCTGGAGCTGgtgaagcagctgctgggggcaccGCGACCGCCCGCCTGGATCTTCGCGACCTGCCGGGACCCCGAGGGGCCGCGGGCCCAG GAGCTGAGAGATCTGGCATCCAAACACCCAAACCTGATTCTTGTGAAGCTGG gcCCCCTGGGCGGACGCCATGGCTTTCAAACCCTGTTCTCTTCCACTGCAGATGTTGCGAATCCCTCGGCTATTACTGATGCAGCGAAGATCGTGGAGGGGAAGCTGAACGGCACAGGCTTGAACCTGCTAATAAACAATGCTGGCATCTACACCCCAGCATCATCGCTGGAGAGTGTAGACGCTGAAGAGATGATAAGGACATACAAGACCAATGCGGTGGGACCAATGCTGATGGCCCAG GCATTCCTGCCCCTGTTGAAGAAGGCTGCCCAGGAGAGCACCGAAGAGGGACTGAGTTGCAGCAAGGCAGCCATCATCAACATCTCCACTATCATGGGGTCCATCGACAAAACTCCCGAGTCCTTCTTCAAGCCTGTCATCTCCTACCGCTGCAGCAAG gctgccctCAACATGCTTACCAAGTGCCAGGCTCTGACCTACGGGGAAGCCGGGATCCTCTGTGTGGCACTTCACCCCGGCTGGGTGAAAACCGACATGGGCAGCCAGGAG GCTGACCTGACAGTAGACACAAGTGTGCGGGGGCTGCTGTCTGTACTGCCGACCCTCTCTGAGAAACACAGCGGGACCCTGCTCAACTGGGAAGGTAAAGCTATTCCTTGGTGA
- the LCAT gene encoding phosphatidylcholine-sterol acyltransferase isoform X2: MGSSGAGVAVLTLSLLLQPTSQFWLFNVLFPPTTTPEAPPTNSTPPVVLVPGCLGNQLEAKLDKPDVVNWMCYRKTEDYFTIWLNLNTFLPVGVDCWIDNTRVVYNRTSRKMSNAPGVQIRVPGFGKTYSVEYLDQSKLAGYLHTLVQNLVNNGYVRDQTVRAAPYDWRVGPQEQPEYFQNLKALIEEMHNEYQRRVFLIAHSMGNLNILYFLLQQTQAWKDQYIGGFISLGAPWGGSVKPLRVLASGDNQGIPLMSNIKLREEQRMTTTSPWMFPTSLAWPETHIFISTPSYNYTYRDYQRFFTDVNLEDGWYMWEDMKDLLKGLPPPGVDTYCLYGTGYPTVETYIYDERFPYEDPVDMIYGDGDDTVNTRSSELCKRWRDQQKQKVHVQELRGVDHLNMVFSNLTLSSINEILLGSPQEQEEPGQVRSSPEAGKGRKILPGWMVLKEPKKN; encoded by the exons ATGGGGAGCAGCGGCGCCGGGGTTGCAGTGCTGACGCTGTcgctgctcctgcagcccacgTCCCAGTTCTGGCTCTTCAACGTCCTTTttccacccaccaccaccccagaaGCTCCCCCGACCAACAGCACGCCGCCCGTGGTACTCG TGCCTGGGTGTCTTGGGAACCagctggaagcaaagctggaCAAGCCGGACGTGGTGAACTGGATGTGCTACCGTAAAACGGAGGACTATTTCACCATCTGGCTTAATCTCAACACCTTCCTGCCAGTGGGAGTTGACTGCTGGATCGATAACACCAG GGTGGTGTACAACCGAACCTCTCGGAAAATGTCCAATGCCCCGGGGGTGCAAATCCGTGTGCCTGGCTTCGGCAAGACCTATTCCGTGGAATACCTGGATCAGAGCAAGCTGGcag GTTACCTGCACACCCTGGTGCAGAACCTGGTGAACAATGGCTACGTGAGGGACCAGACAGTTCGGGCAGCCCCCTACGACTGGAGGGTTGGGCCCC AGGAGCAGCCCGAATACTTCCAGAACCTGAAGGCACTGATCGAGGAGATGCACAATGAGTACCAGCGACGTGTCTTCCTCAtcgcacacagcatgggcaacctGAACATCCTCTACTTCTTGCTACAGCAGACACAAGCCTGGAAAGATCAGTACATTGGGGGTTTCATCTCCTTGGGTGCCCCCTGGGGAGGGTCCGTCAAGCCCCTGCGTGTCCTGGCGTCCG GTGACAATCAGGGCATCCCACTCATGTCCAACATCAAGCTGCGTGAAGAGCAGCGCATgaccaccaccagcccctggATGTTCCCAACGAGCCTGGCCTGGCCCGAGACCCACATTTTCATCTCCACGCCCTCCTACAATTACACCTACCGGGACTACCAACGCTTCTTCACCGACGTCAACTTGGAGGATGGCTGGTACATGTGGGAGGACATGAAGGACTTGCTGAAGGGCTTACCTCCTCCTGGAGTAGACACGTATTGCCTCTATGGCACAGGCTACCCCACCGTGGAGACTTACATATATGATGAGCGTTTCCCTTACGAGGACCCCGTGGACATGATTTATGGTGACGGGGATGACACCGTCAACACACGCAGTTCGGAGTTGTGCAAGCGATGGCGTGACCAGCAAAAGCAGAAGGTGCACGTCCAGGAGCTGCGAGGCGTTGACCACCTTAACATGGTCTTCAGCAACCTGACACTCAGTTCCATCAACGAAATCCTGCTGGGAAGCccacaggagcaggaggagccgGGGCAGGTGAGATCCAGCCcagaggcagggaagggcaggaagaTCCTACCTGGATGGATGGTCCTTAAGGAGCCcaaaaagaactga
- the LOC142413813 gene encoding C-signal-like isoform X3 — MAAVRARTVLLTGSNRGIGLELVKQLLGAPRPPAWIFATCRDPEGPRAQELRDLASKHPNLILVKLGPLGGRHGFQTLFSSTADVANPSAITDAAKIVEGKLNGTGLNLLINNAGIYTPASSLESVDAEEMIRTYKTNAVGPMLMAQAFLPLLKKAAQESTEEGLSCSKAAIINISTIMGSIDKTPESFFKPVISYRCSKADLTVDTSVRGLLSVLPTLSEKHSGTLLNWEGKAIPW, encoded by the exons ATGGCGGCGGTGCGGGCGCGCACGGTGCTGCTGACCGGCTCCAACCGCGGCATCGGGCTGGAGCTGgtgaagcagctgctgggggcaccGCGACCGCCCGCCTGGATCTTCGCGACCTGCCGGGACCCCGAGGGGCCGCGGGCCCAG GAGCTGAGAGATCTGGCATCCAAACACCCAAACCTGATTCTTGTGAAGCTGG gcCCCCTGGGCGGACGCCATGGCTTTCAAACCCTGTTCTCTTCCACTGCAGATGTTGCGAATCCCTCGGCTATTACTGATGCAGCGAAGATCGTGGAGGGGAAGCTGAACGGCACAGGCTTGAACCTGCTAATAAACAATGCTGGCATCTACACCCCAGCATCATCGCTGGAGAGTGTAGACGCTGAAGAGATGATAAGGACATACAAGACCAATGCGGTGGGACCAATGCTGATGGCCCAG GCATTCCTGCCCCTGTTGAAGAAGGCTGCCCAGGAGAGCACCGAAGAGGGACTGAGTTGCAGCAAGGCAGCCATCATCAACATCTCCACTATCATGGGGTCCATCGACAAAACTCCCGAGTCCTTCTTCAAGCCTGTCATCTCCTACCGCTGCAGCAAG GCTGACCTGACAGTAGACACAAGTGTGCGGGGGCTGCTGTCTGTACTGCCGACCCTCTCTGAGAAACACAGCGGGACCCTGCTCAACTGGGAAGGTAAAGCTATTCCTTGGTGA
- the LOC142413522 gene encoding C-signal-like has protein sequence MGEFHVRSILVTGANRGIGLGLVRQFLGLPNPPEWVFAACRDPKGQRAQELQNLASRHPNLVIIQLEVTNPATIKVAAASVQEQLGDLGLNILINNAGIAKPNSLDNETLENMTQIYTTNTIGPLLLSQAFLPLLKKAAQGSPGSALSCSKAAIINMSSSAGSVEEVYLWDYGQVVSYRCSKAALNMLTKCQSLGYREHGILCAALHPGWVQTDMGGSGSQKPPVTVDESVQGMLKVLSSLSEKETGTFLDWEGKVVPW, from the exons ATGGGAGAGTTTCACGTCCGCTCCATTCTGGTGACCGGGGCCAACCGGGGAATTGGCCTGGGGCTTGTCCGGCAGTTCCTGGGGCTGCCAAACCCACCTGAGTGGGTCTTTGCAGCTTGTCGGGACCCCAAGGGACAGCGAGCGCAG gagctacAGAATTTGGCCTCCAGGCACCCCAACCTGGTCATCATCCAGCTCG AAGTCACCAACCCTGCCACCATCAAGGTGGCTGCAGCCAGCGTCCAGGAGCAGCTGGGGGACTTGGGGCTGAACATCCTCATCAACAATGCTGGAATTGCAAAGCCAAACTCACTTGACAACGAGACGCTGGAGAACATGACCCAGATTTACACCACCAACACAATCGGGCCCCTGCTGCTGAGCCAG GCGTTCCTGCCCTTGCTGAAGAAAGCTGCCCAGGGGAGCCCAGGCTCAGCATTGAGCTGCAGCAAGGCAGCCATCATCAACATGTCCAGCTCTGCGGGCTCAGTTGAGGAAGTCTATTTATGGGATTATGGACAAGTTGTCTCCTACCGCTGCAGCAAG gctgctctgAACATGCTGACCAAGTGCCAGTCCCTGGGCTACCGGGAGCACGGCATCCTCTGCGCTGCTCTTCACCCCGGCTGGGTGCAAACAGACATGGGGGGCTCAGGATCACAAAAG ccccctgtgacagTGGATGAGAGCGTACAAGGGATGCTGAAGgtgctctcctccctctctgaGAAGGAGACTGGGACCTTCCTGGACTGGGAAGGGAAGGTTGTGCCCTGGTAA